The Microbacterium sp. LWH7-1.2 genome window below encodes:
- a CDS encoding 5-formyltetrahydrofolate cyclo-ligase has protein sequence MSDAIADAKRALRAELRERRQCLSPQAREAAEAGIHAQLDALVAEHGARSISCFLSTTAEPGTRSFVADAVARGIRVLLPVTRTDGLLDWAVAGAEDEIAEGMFGLPEPVGELLGPIAVNDVDLLIIPAASVDRTGMRLGWGRGFYDKTLGSMERCPPVYAVVFDSEFVDELPSDELDERVTGVVTPTRTITLAPTRR, from the coding sequence ATGTCCGACGCCATCGCCGATGCGAAGCGCGCCCTGCGCGCCGAACTCCGCGAGCGGCGGCAGTGCCTCTCGCCGCAGGCGCGCGAAGCCGCCGAGGCGGGCATCCACGCACAGCTGGATGCCCTCGTCGCCGAGCACGGCGCGCGCTCGATCTCGTGCTTCCTGTCGACCACGGCCGAGCCGGGCACACGTTCCTTCGTGGCGGATGCCGTGGCCCGCGGCATCCGTGTCCTCCTTCCGGTCACGCGGACCGACGGCCTGCTCGACTGGGCGGTCGCAGGCGCCGAGGACGAGATCGCCGAAGGCATGTTCGGGCTGCCCGAACCCGTCGGCGAGCTGCTCGGACCGATCGCGGTCAACGACGTCGACCTCCTCATCATCCCCGCCGCCTCCGTCGACCGCACCGGGATGCGTCTCGGCTGGGGACGCGGGTTCTACGACAAGACCCTCGGGTCGATGGAGCGGTGCCCTCCCGTCTACGCGGTCGTGTTCGACTCGGAGTTCGTGGACGAGCTGCCGAGCGACGAGCTCGACGAGCGCGTCACCGGCGTCGTCACGCCCACGCGCACCATCACCCTTGCGCCCACGCGGCGCTGA
- the galU gene encoding UTP--glucose-1-phosphate uridylyltransferase GalU, which produces MAHTSIKAVIPAAGLGTRFLPATKAMPKEMLPVVDKPAIQYVVEEAAQAGIDDILVIIGRNKNAISNHFDSVPELEEKLKDKGDTDRLHRVLESSDLADIHFVRQGEPKGLGHAVLRAKAHVGDSSFAVMLGDDLIDERDELLTTMIAEHERTGAAIIALMEVDPDHIHLYGVASVESTDGNGIVKVNGLVEKPTSEDAPSNLAVIGRYVLSPNVFEILERTEPGKGGEIQLTDALQELAADPDGPGVYGVVFRGRRYDTGDRVDYIKAIVQLAADREDLGPALRPWFKDFAANL; this is translated from the coding sequence ATGGCGCATACCTCCATCAAGGCAGTCATCCCCGCTGCGGGCCTCGGCACCCGCTTCCTCCCCGCGACGAAGGCGATGCCGAAGGAGATGCTCCCCGTCGTCGACAAGCCGGCGATCCAGTACGTGGTCGAAGAGGCTGCCCAGGCCGGCATCGACGACATCCTCGTCATCATCGGGCGCAACAAGAACGCGATCTCGAACCACTTCGACTCGGTCCCCGAGCTGGAGGAGAAGCTGAAGGACAAGGGCGACACCGACCGGCTGCACCGTGTGCTGGAGTCGAGCGACCTCGCCGACATCCACTTCGTGCGCCAGGGCGAGCCCAAGGGCCTCGGCCACGCCGTGCTTCGCGCCAAGGCCCACGTCGGCGACTCGTCGTTCGCCGTCATGCTCGGTGACGACCTCATCGACGAGCGCGACGAGCTGCTCACCACCATGATCGCGGAGCACGAGCGCACCGGCGCGGCGATCATCGCCCTCATGGAGGTCGACCCCGACCACATCCACCTCTACGGCGTCGCGTCGGTGGAGTCCACCGACGGCAACGGCATCGTGAAGGTCAACGGCCTCGTCGAGAAGCCCACGTCCGAGGATGCGCCGTCCAACCTGGCCGTGATCGGCCGCTACGTGCTGTCGCCGAACGTGTTCGAGATCCTCGAGCGCACGGAGCCCGGCAAGGGCGGCGAGATCCAGCTCACCGACGCCCTGCAGGAGCTCGCGGCGGACCCCGACGGCCCCGGCGTCTACGGCGTCGTTTTCCGTGGCCGTCGCTATGACACCGGCGATAGGGTGGACTACATCAAGGCCATCGTGCAGCTGGCGGCCGATCGCGAAGATCTCGGTCCCGCACTGCGTCCCTGGTTCAAGGATTTCGCGGCGAACCTCTGA
- a CDS encoding GNAT family protein, whose protein sequence is MDLSAPRRHGSVAIRLVRQRDARVLQNELLSNRGWLRPWEATSPDGPVSFDMRVGIRRLLQQYRDGVGVPFVMESDGEVAGQLNVWGIARGSLASATIGYWVSERFAGRGITPTAVALATDICFSELRLHRMEICIRPENRASLRVVEKLGFRYEGLRRRFIHIDGDWRDHYAFALVREDVPEGVLQRWVSGRVPQDAATVPPADRLHA, encoded by the coding sequence GTGGATCTGTCGGCTCCCCGCAGGCACGGCTCGGTGGCGATCCGGCTCGTTCGCCAGCGCGACGCCCGCGTGCTGCAGAACGAGCTGCTTTCCAACCGCGGCTGGCTGCGCCCGTGGGAGGCGACGAGCCCGGACGGTCCCGTGTCGTTCGACATGCGCGTCGGCATCCGCCGGCTGCTGCAGCAATACCGCGACGGCGTCGGCGTGCCCTTCGTCATGGAGTCCGACGGTGAGGTCGCCGGCCAGCTGAACGTGTGGGGGATCGCCCGCGGCTCGCTGGCATCCGCCACGATCGGGTACTGGGTGAGTGAGCGCTTCGCGGGCCGTGGCATCACGCCGACGGCGGTGGCGCTCGCGACCGACATCTGCTTCTCCGAGCTGCGACTGCATCGCATGGAGATCTGCATCCGCCCCGAGAACCGTGCGAGCCTGCGGGTGGTCGAGAAACTCGGCTTCCGCTACGAAGGGCTGCGTCGCCGCTTCATCCACATCGACGGGGATTGGCGCGACCACTACGCGTTCGCCCTCGTCCGCGAGGACGTCCCCGAGGGCGTGCTCCAGCGCTGGGTATCGGGCCGCGTGCCCCAGGACGCGGCAACGGTTCCGCCCGCGGACCGGCTTCACGCATAA
- a CDS encoding large exoprotein codes for MGGQVWGGGVIVLVAVALWLLYLLPSWHSRRQFDAAERNAVRLNQALRVLAETSETPEEVRLELNARTAAAQQKLAKRALAEREHAALEGARIELEIARSEREAAVAAARIGVERARTDRVAAEAAARVDLERARAERAEAAAAARSDLAAVRSLPTSRRARARRRFRLVATFAGVVGLGVAAWGVFETITVGAQTLMWAGVGLVAASVLVLRQLSRVAARAVSRATDAAPRRIAEVQDVALEREQREWAPRDLPRPLTASAGSRAAAVLDGEAARAALRQAALEQAMAARAAAQQPPSIDVARTARAASAESEYARMGYVDDAEIEAHVRQLLTRRAAGE; via the coding sequence ATGGGCGGGCAGGTGTGGGGTGGGGGAGTCATCGTTCTCGTCGCCGTGGCCTTGTGGCTGCTGTACCTGCTGCCCTCGTGGCACAGTCGTCGCCAGTTCGATGCGGCCGAACGCAACGCCGTCCGCCTGAATCAGGCCCTTCGCGTGCTCGCAGAGACGAGCGAGACGCCCGAAGAGGTGCGGCTCGAGCTCAACGCCCGCACCGCTGCCGCGCAGCAGAAGCTCGCGAAGCGCGCCCTGGCCGAGCGCGAGCACGCGGCGCTCGAGGGCGCGCGCATCGAGCTCGAGATCGCCAGGAGTGAGCGCGAGGCGGCGGTGGCCGCCGCACGCATCGGGGTGGAGCGTGCCCGCACCGACCGCGTCGCCGCCGAGGCGGCCGCGCGCGTGGATCTGGAGCGCGCCCGAGCCGAGCGGGCCGAGGCTGCGGCGGCCGCCCGCTCCGATCTCGCCGCGGTCCGGTCCCTTCCGACGTCACGCCGTGCGCGCGCCCGGCGCCGGTTCCGGCTCGTCGCGACCTTCGCGGGCGTCGTCGGGCTCGGCGTCGCGGCGTGGGGCGTGTTCGAGACCATCACGGTCGGTGCGCAGACTCTGATGTGGGCGGGTGTCGGCCTGGTGGCAGCATCCGTTCTCGTCCTTCGCCAGCTGTCCCGCGTCGCCGCACGTGCCGTGTCGCGGGCGACGGACGCTGCACCCCGCCGCATCGCGGAGGTGCAGGATGTCGCCCTCGAGCGCGAGCAGCGCGAGTGGGCGCCCCGCGACCTCCCCCGCCCGCTCACGGCGTCGGCGGGCTCCCGTGCTGCCGCTGTCCTGGATGGCGAAGCCGCTCGTGCGGCGCTGCGGCAGGCCGCCCTCGAACAGGCCATGGCGGCCCGCGCCGCGGCGCAGCAGCCCCCCTCGATCGACGTCGCGCGGACTGCGCGCGCGGCTTCCGCGGAGTCGGAATACGCCCGCATGGGGTACGTCGACGACGCCGAGATCGAGGCGCACGTGCGGCAGCTGCTGACCCGCCGCGCAGCCGGCGAATAG
- the hemL gene encoding glutamate-1-semialdehyde 2,1-aminomutase: MTTNAEEFARARGAMPGGVNSPVRAFGSVHETPRFFVSASGPYVTDVEGREYVDLVGSWGPAILGHAHPAVVKAVQDAAAHGLGFGASTPGETQLAELIAARVSRDGSHPVERVRLVSTGTEATMTAIRLARGATGRDLIVKFAGHYHGHSDGLLAEAGSGVATLAMPGSAGVPAAIAAQTLVIAYNDLDALREVFAAHGDDIAAVIVEAAPANMGIVAPAQGFNAALADIAHEHGALLILDEVLTGFRVGPAGWYGIDPVPFSPDLITFGKVVGGGLPLAAIGGSAALMELLAPLGPVYQAGTLSGNPLAVAAGRATLDHLDDAAYGRLDAAAATIADAAASALSEAGVTHVVQRSGNLFSIQFAAEAPTDYDTVKAQEAYRYPPFFRAMLAQGVSLPPSVFEAWFVSAAHDDAAVARIVDALPGAARAAAEAVPD; the protein is encoded by the coding sequence ATGACGACGAACGCAGAGGAATTCGCCCGGGCACGCGGCGCCATGCCGGGCGGGGTGAACTCGCCGGTGCGCGCCTTCGGCTCCGTGCACGAGACGCCGCGGTTCTTCGTGTCGGCGTCGGGCCCCTACGTCACCGACGTCGAGGGCCGCGAGTACGTCGACCTGGTCGGCTCGTGGGGTCCCGCGATCCTCGGGCACGCCCACCCCGCCGTCGTGAAGGCGGTTCAGGATGCTGCGGCCCACGGTCTCGGCTTCGGCGCGAGCACACCCGGCGAGACGCAGCTGGCCGAGCTGATCGCCGCGCGCGTCTCGCGCGACGGCTCGCACCCCGTCGAGCGCGTCCGCCTGGTCTCCACGGGCACCGAGGCCACGATGACGGCGATCCGCCTCGCGCGCGGCGCGACCGGACGCGACCTCATCGTGAAGTTCGCCGGCCACTACCACGGGCACTCCGACGGCCTGCTGGCCGAGGCGGGCTCGGGCGTGGCCACGCTCGCGATGCCGGGTTCGGCGGGCGTTCCCGCAGCGATCGCCGCGCAGACGCTCGTGATCGCCTACAACGACCTCGACGCGCTCCGCGAGGTGTTCGCGGCACACGGCGACGACATCGCTGCGGTCATCGTCGAGGCGGCGCCCGCCAACATGGGCATCGTTGCGCCCGCGCAGGGCTTCAACGCCGCACTCGCCGACATCGCGCACGAGCACGGCGCGCTGCTCATCCTCGACGAGGTGCTGACCGGCTTCCGCGTCGGTCCCGCCGGCTGGTACGGCATCGACCCGGTGCCCTTCTCGCCCGACCTCATCACGTTCGGCAAGGTCGTGGGCGGCGGGCTCCCCCTCGCCGCGATCGGCGGCTCCGCGGCGCTCATGGAGCTGCTGGCGCCCCTCGGCCCGGTCTACCAGGCCGGCACGCTGAGCGGGAACCCGCTCGCTGTCGCCGCCGGGCGCGCGACCCTCGACCACCTCGACGACGCCGCCTATGGGCGCCTCGACGCCGCCGCGGCGACGATCGCGGACGCCGCAGCATCCGCTCTCTCCGAAGCCGGCGTCACGCACGTCGTGCAGCGCTCGGGCAACCTGTTCTCGATCCAGTTCGCGGCCGAGGCTCCGACGGACTACGACACGGTGAAGGCGCAGGAGGCATACCGCTATCCGCCGTTCTTCCGCGCGATGCTCGCCCAGGGCGTCTCGCTGCCGCCGTCGGTGTTCGAGGCGTGGTTCGTCTCGGCCGCGCACGACGACGCCGCCGTCGCGCGCATCGTCGACGCTCTTCCTGGCGCGGCCCGTGCCGCTGCGGAGGCCGTACCGGACTGA
- the hemB gene encoding porphobilinogen synthase — protein sequence MSHQPTDRPRRLRATPAMRRLVAETRLHPAELVLPLFVREGAGEPVPISSMPGVVQHSTESVKKAVTDAAAAGIGGIMLFGVPEHKDAVGSGATDPDGILNVATRIAVAEAGDALVVQTDLCLDEFTDHGHCGVLDANGYVDNDATLERYRDMGVAQAEAGSQLLGLSGMMDGQVAAVRDALDDSGYGNTPILAYAAKYASAFYGPFREAVQSSLEGDRRTYQQDPANRREGARELDLDIAEGADIVMVKPAMSYLDVLADAAATSPVPVWAYQVSGEYSMIEAAAAHGWIDRRRAIEESVIGIRRAGADAVLTYWALELAEWIR from the coding sequence GTGAGTCACCAACCGACAGACCGTCCCCGCCGCCTGCGCGCCACCCCCGCGATGCGGCGCCTCGTCGCCGAGACGCGCCTGCACCCGGCCGAGCTGGTCCTGCCGCTGTTCGTGCGCGAAGGGGCGGGCGAGCCCGTGCCGATCTCGTCGATGCCGGGGGTCGTGCAGCACTCGACCGAGAGCGTGAAGAAAGCCGTGACGGATGCTGCGGCCGCCGGCATCGGAGGCATCATGCTGTTCGGCGTGCCCGAGCACAAGGACGCGGTGGGTTCCGGCGCGACCGACCCCGACGGCATCCTCAACGTCGCGACCCGGATCGCGGTCGCCGAGGCGGGCGACGCGCTCGTCGTTCAGACGGACCTGTGCCTCGATGAGTTCACCGACCACGGCCACTGCGGCGTCCTCGACGCGAACGGATACGTCGACAACGACGCCACCCTCGAGCGGTACCGCGACATGGGCGTGGCGCAGGCCGAGGCGGGCTCGCAGCTGCTCGGCCTGTCGGGCATGATGGACGGCCAGGTCGCGGCGGTGCGCGACGCGCTGGACGACTCCGGATACGGCAACACCCCGATCCTGGCCTACGCGGCGAAGTACGCCTCGGCGTTCTACGGCCCGTTCCGCGAGGCCGTGCAGTCGTCGCTCGAAGGCGACCGCCGCACGTACCAGCAGGACCCCGCCAATCGCCGCGAGGGCGCACGCGAGCTCGACCTCGACATCGCGGAGGGCGCCGACATCGTGATGGTCAAGCCCGCGATGAGCTACCTCGACGTGCTGGCGGATGCCGCGGCGACGAGCCCCGTCCCAGTCTGGGCGTATCAGGTGTCAGGCGAGTATTCGATGATCGAGGCCGCGGCCGCCCACGGCTGGATCGACCGGCGCCGCGCGATCGAGGAGTCGGTGATCGGCATCCGCCGCGCCGGCGCCGATGCCGTGCTGACCTATTGGGCCCTGGAGCTTGCGGAGTGGATCCGATGA
- the hemC gene encoding hydroxymethylbilane synthase has translation MTTLRIGTRGSTLALTQTGMVADDLADAYGVTTELVTITTEGDRSNEPLSRAGGTGLFTGALRDALLAGECDVIVHSLKDLPTAPHDQLVVAAMPAREDPRDALIARDGLTLDELPAGARVGTGSPRRMAQLRARRPDLEIVDIRGNVDTRLGKVTSGELDAVILAAAGLTRIGRTDVVTEFLDPDRWPTAPGQGALAVEVRRGEESLVDRLDHAETRAAVEAEREVLALLEAGCSAPVGARAVVDAGLLLLSASVYSLDGTTILTSSHATVWPEDEGDPSREVAASVARELLDAGAAGLTGERP, from the coding sequence GTGACCACCCTGCGCATCGGGACGCGCGGGAGCACCCTCGCGCTGACGCAGACCGGCATGGTCGCAGACGACCTCGCCGATGCGTACGGCGTCACGACCGAGCTCGTCACGATCACGACCGAGGGCGACCGCTCGAACGAGCCGCTGTCGCGCGCCGGCGGCACCGGGCTCTTCACCGGGGCGCTGCGCGACGCGCTCCTCGCCGGCGAGTGCGATGTCATCGTCCACTCGCTGAAGGACCTCCCCACGGCACCGCACGACCAGCTGGTCGTCGCGGCGATGCCCGCGCGCGAGGATCCGCGCGACGCCCTCATCGCCCGCGACGGCCTCACGCTCGACGAGCTCCCCGCCGGTGCCCGCGTCGGCACCGGATCCCCCCGCCGCATGGCGCAGCTGCGCGCGCGGCGCCCCGATCTCGAGATCGTCGACATCCGCGGCAACGTCGACACGCGCCTCGGCAAGGTGACGAGCGGGGAGCTGGATGCCGTCATCCTCGCCGCCGCCGGACTCACCCGCATCGGCCGTACCGACGTCGTGACCGAGTTCCTCGACCCCGACCGGTGGCCGACGGCGCCCGGGCAGGGCGCGCTCGCGGTCGAGGTGCGCCGTGGCGAAGAGAGCCTCGTCGACCGGCTCGACCACGCCGAGACCCGCGCCGCCGTCGAAGCGGAGCGCGAGGTGCTCGCCCTCCTCGAGGCGGGGTGCTCCGCCCCCGTCGGCGCGCGCGCCGTCGTCGACGCGGGGCTCCTGCTGCTCTCGGCAAGCGTCTACAGCCTCGATGGGACCACGATCCTCACATCGTCGCACGCCACCGTGTGGCCCGAGGACGAGGGCGATCCGTCGCGCGAGGTCGCGGCATCCGTCGCCCGTGAACTGCTCGATGCCGGCGCCGCCGGCCTGACGGGAGAACGCCCGTGA